CTCCAAAAAAGCCTTTAACTGAAGAAGAAAAGGCACAAAAAGTAGCCACTGCTGAAGCATTAGCAGAAAGCTTAGTTTCAAAGGCTCAAAAGGCCGTTGAAGAATTTTCAACATTCTCTCAAGAACAAGTCGATAAGATTGTTGCTGCAATGGCTTTGGCCGGTAGCGAAAACTCATTACGTCTTGCTCATGCGGCTCACGATGAAACTGGTCGTGGGGTTGTTGAAGATAAAGATACTAAGAACCGTTTTGCATCAGAATCTGTATACAACGCAATTAAAAATGATAAAACTGTTGGCGTAATCAACGAAGACCCAGTTACTGGTAAGGTTGAATTAGCTGCTCCACTTGGTGTATTGGCAGGGATCGTTCCTACTACTAACCCAACTTCAACAACTATTTTCAAATCAATGTTATCTGCTAAGACTCGTAATGCGATTGTCTTCGCATTCCACCCACAAGCTCAAAAGTCATCAGCACTTGCTGCACAAATCGTGTTAGATGCCGCTGTTGCTGCTGGTGCACCTAAGGACTTCATCCAATGGGTTGATGTTCCTTCACTTTACAACACTACTGCATTGATTCAAAACCGCGGTATTGCTTCAATCTTGGCTACTGGTGGACCTTCAATGGTTAACGCAGCCTTGAAGTCAGGTAACCCATCAATGGGTGTTGGTGCCGGTAACGGTGCTATCTACATCGATTACACTGCTGATTTGGAACGTGCTGCTGAAGATTTACTTCTTTCAAAGCGTTTCGATAACGGTATGATTTGTGCCACTGAAAACTCAGCTGTTATTGATAAGAGCGTTTACGCAACTTTCATTAAGCAATTAGAAGCACAAGGTGCCTATGTACTTCCAAAGGCTGACTATGACAAGTTGGCTGACTACGTATTTAACGATAACCACGGTGTTAACGGTCCAGTTGCTGGTATGAGCGGTCGTTGGATTGCTGAACAAGCTGGTATCAAGATGCCAGAAGGTAAGGATGTTATCCTTGTTGAATTGGACGAAAAGAACATTGGTGAAAAGCTTTCATCAGAAAAACTTTGCCCAATCTTGTCAGTTTACAAGTCTAACAGCCGTGAAAATGCAATCGCGATTGTTCGCGCATTGTTGAACTACCAAGGTGCAGGTCACAATGCTGCTATCCAAATCGGTGCTCAAGACGATCCTTTTGTTAAGGAATACGCTGACGCCGTTGAAGCTTCACGTATCCTTGTTAACCAACCTGACTCAATCGGTGGTGTTGGTGACATCTATACAGACGCATTACGTCCAAGTTTGACACTTGGTACAGGATCATGGGGGAAGAACTCATTGTCACACAACTTATCAACTTACGATTTGCTTAACATTAAAACTGTCGCTCGTCGTCGTAACCGCCCACAATGGGTTCGTTTACCAAAGGATATCTACTACGAAAACAACGCCATCACATACTTGCAAGAATTGCCAGATGTTGATCGCGCATTCATCGTAGCTGACCCAGGTATGGTTCAATTTGGTTTCGTTGACAAGGTTCTTGATCAATTCGCATTGCGTGCTGACCAAGTTAAGACATCAATCTACGGTTCAGTTCGCCCTGACCCAACGATTAGCCAAGCTATCGATATTGCTAAGCAAATGGCAGAATTCCAACCAGATACTGTGATCGCCCTTGGTGGTGGTTCAGCTCTTGATGCTGGTAAGATTGCTCGTTTCTTATACGAATACTCAACTTCACACGAAGGTATCTTAGAAGATGCTGAAGCACTTAAGGAACTCTTTACTGAACTTCAACAAAAGTTCATGGATATCCGTAAGCGTATCGTGAAGTTCGAACACCAACGTAAGACACAAATGGTTGCTATTCCAACTACTTCAGGTACTGGTTCAGAAGTTACACCATTCGCTGTTATTACTGATGACGAAACTCACATCAAGTACCCATTGGCTGACTACGAATTGACTCCACAAGTTGCCATCGTGGACCCATCATTTGTTATGACTGTTCCTAAGCGTACTGTTGCATTCTCTGGTTTGGACGCATTGTCACACGCCCTTGAATCATATGTATCAGTTATGTCTTCAGACTACAACCGTCCATGGGCATTACAAGCAATCAAGTTGATCTTTGAAAACTTGACTACTTCATACAAGTACGATCCAAAGAACCCAACTAAGGAAGGCCAAAAAGCACGTGAAAACATGCACAACGCATCTACTTTAGCTGGTATGTCATTCGCCAACGCATTCCTCGGAATTAACCACTCATTGGCTCACAAGACTGGTGGAGAATTCGGCTTGCCACACGGTTTGGCAATCGCCATTGCTATGCCACACGTAATTAAGTTCAACGCAGTTACTGGTAACGTTAAGCGTACTCCATACCCACGTTACGAAACTTACACTGCACAAAAAGATTACGCTGACATCGCTCGCTTCCTTGGCTTGACTGGTAAAGACGATGCTGCTCTTGTAGACGCATTGCTTGCTAAGATTGCTGACTTGGCTAAGTCAGTTGAAGTTGAAACTTCACTTTCAGCTAACGGCGTTGACAAGAAGCACTTCGAAGGCGCAGTTGATAAGCTTGTTGATCTTGTTTACAACGACCAATGCACACCTGGTAACCCACGCCAACCTTCATTAGAAGAAATCAAACAACTTTTGAAGGATCAATTCTAAATCTGGACACCTGCTGAGAAAATGCAAGCTTGCTTGTAATTTTCGAAAAGGAGTTGTTGT
This is a stretch of genomic DNA from Periweissella cryptocerci. It encodes these proteins:
- the adhE gene encoding bifunctional acetaldehyde-CoA/alcohol dehydrogenase, translated to MAETVKKAPKKPLTEEEKAQKVATAEALAESLVSKAQKAVEEFSTFSQEQVDKIVAAMALAGSENSLRLAHAAHDETGRGVVEDKDTKNRFASESVYNAIKNDKTVGVINEDPVTGKVELAAPLGVLAGIVPTTNPTSTTIFKSMLSAKTRNAIVFAFHPQAQKSSALAAQIVLDAAVAAGAPKDFIQWVDVPSLYNTTALIQNRGIASILATGGPSMVNAALKSGNPSMGVGAGNGAIYIDYTADLERAAEDLLLSKRFDNGMICATENSAVIDKSVYATFIKQLEAQGAYVLPKADYDKLADYVFNDNHGVNGPVAGMSGRWIAEQAGIKMPEGKDVILVELDEKNIGEKLSSEKLCPILSVYKSNSRENAIAIVRALLNYQGAGHNAAIQIGAQDDPFVKEYADAVEASRILVNQPDSIGGVGDIYTDALRPSLTLGTGSWGKNSLSHNLSTYDLLNIKTVARRRNRPQWVRLPKDIYYENNAITYLQELPDVDRAFIVADPGMVQFGFVDKVLDQFALRADQVKTSIYGSVRPDPTISQAIDIAKQMAEFQPDTVIALGGGSALDAGKIARFLYEYSTSHEGILEDAEALKELFTELQQKFMDIRKRIVKFEHQRKTQMVAIPTTSGTGSEVTPFAVITDDETHIKYPLADYELTPQVAIVDPSFVMTVPKRTVAFSGLDALSHALESYVSVMSSDYNRPWALQAIKLIFENLTTSYKYDPKNPTKEGQKARENMHNASTLAGMSFANAFLGINHSLAHKTGGEFGLPHGLAIAIAMPHVIKFNAVTGNVKRTPYPRYETYTAQKDYADIARFLGLTGKDDAALVDALLAKIADLAKSVEVETSLSANGVDKKHFEGAVDKLVDLVYNDQCTPGNPRQPSLEEIKQLLKDQF